One region of Brachybacterium saurashtrense genomic DNA includes:
- the pyrF gene encoding orotidine-5'-phosphate decarboxylase codes for MSTAEHFGARLQEAVASCGPLVAGIDPHSALLEAWSLPDTADGLRDFSLTALDAVAGEVAAIKPQSAFFERHGAAGVAVLEELLRKAREAGVLTILDVKRGDIGSTMAAYAEAHLLPGAPLEADAITVSPYLGAGSLDPAVRLAAAHGKGLFLLALTSNPDGPQVQHARTVRDTPVAAEIARHAEEVGGGTDDRWSSVGLVVGATVGAAYRELGLEQAAPSAPLLAPGFGAQGAGPAELREVFGDNAGHVLVSLSRGLLAAGPDPAAMRARAAQLRADYS; via the coding sequence GTGAGCACCGCGGAGCATTTCGGGGCGCGCCTGCAGGAGGCGGTCGCCTCCTGCGGGCCCCTGGTGGCGGGCATCGACCCGCACTCCGCGCTGCTGGAGGCCTGGTCCCTGCCCGACACCGCGGACGGGCTGCGCGACTTCTCGCTGACGGCGCTGGACGCCGTGGCGGGGGAGGTCGCGGCGATCAAGCCGCAGTCCGCGTTCTTCGAGCGCCACGGCGCCGCCGGGGTGGCGGTGCTCGAGGAGCTGCTGCGGAAGGCCCGGGAGGCGGGCGTGCTCACCATCCTCGACGTCAAGCGCGGGGACATCGGCTCCACCATGGCCGCCTACGCCGAGGCGCACCTGCTGCCCGGCGCGCCGCTCGAGGCCGATGCGATCACCGTGAGCCCCTACCTCGGGGCCGGGTCGCTGGATCCGGCGGTGCGCCTGGCCGCCGCGCACGGGAAGGGCCTGTTCCTGCTGGCGCTCACCTCGAACCCGGACGGACCGCAGGTCCAGCACGCCCGCACCGTCCGCGACACGCCGGTGGCGGCGGAGATCGCGCGACACGCCGAGGAGGTGGGAGGCGGCACGGACGACCGCTGGTCGAGCGTGGGCCTGGTGGTCGGCGCGACGGTCGGCGCGGCCTACCGCGAGCTCGGCCTGGAGCAGGCGGCACCGTCGGCGCCGCTGCTGGCGCCCGGCTTCGGCGCCCAGGGCGCGGGACCTGCCGAGCTCCGCGAGGTGTTCGGTGACAATGCAGGTCACGTGCTGGTTTCGCTCTCGCGCGGACTGCTCGCGGCGGGACCGGACCCGGCAGCCATGCGGGCACGGGCCGCGCAGCTGCGCGCGGACTACTCCTGA